TCTTCGCTCTGGAGGGCCGCAGCAGGATCCTGGGCCTGCTCAACGAGGACATCTATTTCGGACCCAGCTTCGAACTGGTCACCGGACACATCGAAGTGCAGTCTTCGTCGCCCGTGTTTACCTTCGCCCTCTTCGGAGACTTCTCAGGACGCTTTCTTTCCGCCATCGAGGGTCAGCCGGACAACTGAGTGGCTTCGGCCCCTAGTCCCCGGCTTGCAGGAAGTCGGGAAATCGCTGGGGCATGTCGGCCAGGACATAGGACAAGATGGCCAGCGCGGCCACGTTCTTGCGGAAGTGCTCGGGGTCGATCTTGTCCAGCGTGTCGGCCTCGGTGTGGTGCCAGTGGAAGTATTTCTCGCCCCGGGTGCGCAGGCCGAATCCGGGCACTCCCTCGCGGATGAGGGGCGAGATGTCGGCACCTCCTCCTCCCCAGGTGATGCGTCCCGCCTCGATAGGATCCATCAAGGCCCCGATTTGGCGCATCTTGGCCACCACCCGCTCACTGCCCCCGGCCACGCCGGCCACCGCCAGCGAAGCCAACCCGAATCCGACGGGATGCTCTGAGCCGCCGTCCATTTCGATGGCGGCGACGTGAGAGTCGACGTCCTCGCCCAGGGCGGCGCGGTAGGCCCGAGCTCCGGCCAGGCCGTTTTCTTCGTTGGTCCAAAACACCACCCGAATGGTGCGCCGGGCCCGCAGGCCCAGCTTCTTGAGCAAGGCCACCGCCTGCAGCGAGGCGATGCAGCCCGAACCGTCGTCCTGAGCCCCTTGACCCACGTCCCATGAATCGATGTGACCGCCCAGAACGACGATCTCGTCGGGAAACTCCCGGCCCGGAATCTCGCCCATTACGTTGGCCGAAAGGGCATCGGGCAGCGTCTCAGCCTCCATATAGAGGCGGAGGCGCACTTTTTCGCCCGCTTTGATCAGACGCTGAATGAGCTCGGCTCCCTCGATGGTGACCGCTGCTGACGGGATCTTCTCGACCTCGTCGTCGTAGCGCATGGCACCGGTGTGGGGAGTCTGCAAGCTGACCGGGCCCACCGAACGCACCAGCGAGGCCACGGCACCCTTGCGGGCCGCCTCGACGGCACCCCGCGTGCGGTAGCGGACGGTGCGTCCATAGCCGTTCCATTCCACGTTCCAGAGCACGATCTTGCCTTCCACCTGGGCCGGGTCCATGGCCTCGAATTGATCGAAGGAAGCGGCCATCACCACCTCGGCCGAAAGCCCTTGCGGCGGTGTCCCGATGCTGCCGCCCAATCCCAGCATGGCCAGCTCGCGCTTGACCGGGGACTCGATTTTCAACCACTCGCGTCCCCTCACCCAGTGAGGCACCGCCAGCGGCTGCAGGCGCACGTTGGAAAGGCCGTCCTGCTGCATTTGCCGGAAGGACCACAGCACCGCCTCTTCCAGGGCCTTCGACCCGCTCAGACGATGGCCGATGCGGTCGGTCAGATGACTCAGCCTGGCCCATCCCTCCGTATCGCTCAGCGCCGCTTCGATAATCGCGTCGGCCGTCTCGCGGTAGTCGGCGGTCAATCCCTGGTCCTGTCCCGCCACGGGAGTGGCCATCAGCATCAAGACTCCCGCCAACATCATCCTTGCAGTCGCCTTCTTCATCCGTCCTCCAAAGTTGCGCTCAGCCTACCCCAATCATTCGATGGCGGGCAATATGCAATCCATCCTTGGCAAGGGGAGCCGTTTCATTCTGAGGGGCGCCCGCATCGCTCGGCCAGCCAACGACGGCAGGGCTCCCAGAAGATATCCACTGAATCTTGGCGGAAGAACTCAAAGTGCCCCAGCCGCTTCAATCCCAGGTCTCCCGGCCTGATATGACGGTGCTGGGTTTCGGCCTGCGCAAACCAGCGCAGCCAGGCTTCAACCGCGGGCCGGGGACCGAAGCGGTCGTCGGAAAAACTGTAGGCCAGCAGCGGGCCGGCGAAGTCTCGAAATCCCGGCAGTTCAGCTATGGAGCCGTGATAGTAGTGACGATGAAGGCACCAATTTGCCCACTGGCGGGCCACGCCGGGGGGCAGGTCTTCGCCCAATCCAAGCAGGGAGGAAGGCAGAAAGCCGAAAGTCCTCACCAGAAGCGGGAGCGCCACTTTCCAGCCCAACGGCAGCAAGTATCGCCAGGGCAGCGGCCAGTGTCCCCACCAACCGCTCTGGCAGGCGACGCCGATGAAGCAATGCAGTCGTCCGGCTCGCGGAAGCATCCCCAGGATCTGGCCCCCCACGCTATGACCGAGGCCCAGCATGTGCGAGGGCTTGCGCCTCTCAACCCAGTCCATCACTCCGGCAAAGTCGAGCTCTCCCCACTCGCTCATTCGAGCCGACGAGCCCCTGAGCGAAGGCGGCGCCGACCCTCCGATGCCCCGATAGTCGTAGGTCACCACCGAATAGCCCTGCTCAGCCAGGTAGGAGGCGAATTTGCTGTAGAAGCCGCGCTTGACGCCGGTAGCCGAGTTGATGATCAGCCATTGCCGGCCGTTGAGAAAGAGCGTGGCAGCCAGGGGATAGCCGTCCGCTGCCGGGATGGTCAGGTCTCGGGACCCTGCCTCGCCTCTCTCCGCCACCATCTCAGCGCTCCCCTCCAGGGGCGGAACCGTCGTCCTCGTCGGACGCCGGCTGGTCCTCCTCGAGCAGCTTCTTCAACTGCTCGATATCGTCGGTGGGCAACTTGCAGACGAAGTTGCGGCAGACGTAGGCGGTGGCTTGTCCCTGGCGCGGCTTCTTACCCTCAAGTCCCTCCTGGGTCTTGGAGAAGACCTGGTGTGCCCGGCCTCCGTCGGCCAGGAAGAGAATCTGGTCGGGATGGAAGTCCTCATGCACGGCCCGCAGCATGGCCTTGACTTTGGGGTCCTCACGCCGGCCGGCGATAATCACCTGGCGCACGGGGCGAAGATGAAAGCCGATGGAGGCCAGCATGCGAGGCATGGCCTGGGGAGCGCGCGAGAGTATGCGGTGGAAGGTGCGCATGGTGCTCAGGGCTGCCTGGCGCAGGTCCTCGCGTCCGCTCATCTCGGCCAGGCGCAGCAGATTGGAAGCCGCCACCGAGTTGCCTGAGGGAACGGCGCCGTCATACTCTTCCTTGAGGCGAAAAAGCAGTCGTTGGCCGCTTTGGGGAGCGTTGAAGAACCCTCCTTGCTGAGGATCCTGAAAGCGCGCCATCTGCGCTTCCGTCAGCTCCAGGGCCCAAAGCAGCCGCCCGTCGTCGAGCTCGGTCTCGTAGAGGTCGATCAGTCCCTGGGCCAGATAGGCGTAGTCGTCCAGCATGCCTGGGATGGCCGAATCGCCTTCCAGATGACGCCGCTTGAGATTCCTGGAGGAGGAGTCATAGAGTTCGCGCTCGATGAAGTCGGCAGCCCGGCGGGCCGCTTCAAGATAGCGCTCCTCTCCCAGCACCTGATGAGCCCTGCAGAGGGCGCTGATCATGAGGCCGTTCCAGGCGGTGAGGATCTTTTCGTCGCGATGAGGGCGGGGACGCTCGGCGCGGCGCCCCAGCAAGCGGGCGCGATAGCGGGCCAAACGCTGCTCCGCCTGGCCGGGCGAAATCGAGAAGCGGCCGGCCAGGGCCGAGTCGTCCAGAGCACGGTAAAGGACATTTCTGTTCCCGAATTCGCCCGAGGGATCCGACTCCACGTTGCCGTCCGCCTGGACGCCGTAGGCGGCGGCGAAGAGGGCCGCGCCCTCCTCGCCTACGACTTCTTCGATCTCCGACAGCTTCCAAAGGTAGAAGGCCCCTTCAGATTCCTCATCCGGATTCCCGGGCACAGGACTGTCGGCGTCCTCAGCCGAGTAGAAAGCCCCTTGCGGCGAGCGCATGCGGGAGAGCACGTAGTCAAGTGTTCCCCGAGCTGTCTCGGCCATGAGCGGATCTCTGCTCACCTGATAGGCATCCAGGTAGGCCTGTGCCAGTTGGGCCTGATCGTAGAGCATCTTCTCGAAATGAGGCAGGAACCAGCGGGCATCGGTCGAGTAGCGGTGGAATCCGCCTCCCAGGTGATCGTAAATGCCTCCCCGCGCCATGGAGCGAAGGGTGGTCAGGGCCATGTTGAGCGCCTCCTGCTGGTCGGAGCCGGCCAGGTGACGGCGCAGCAGGAATCCGAAGTCGGAAGGACGGGGGAACTTGGGAGGTCCGGCGAATCCCCCGTGCTGCTCATCGAATGAAGCGCGGTAGTGTTGGTAGGCCGTGTCCAGCAATCCCGCCTGCAGCGTCCACTCGGGATCGGCCTGCAAGCGGGTGGCCTGGCGCAGGCTCCGGGTGATGGCGTCGGCCGACTTGAGGATCTTGTCGCGGTTGCTTTGCCACTCCTCGACAACTCTCTCCAAGACACGGGCAAATCCCGGCAAGCCGCCCCGGTCCTGAGGAGGATAGTAGGTGCCTCCGAAAAAGGGCTTGGCCTCGGGAGTCAAGAACACCGACATGGGCCAGCCGCCGCCGCCTGTGGCCGACTGCAGAAAAGTCATGTAGACCCGGTCCACGTCAGGACGCTCCTCGCGGTCGACCTTGACGGCGACGAAGTGACGGTTGAGGAGAGCGGCTATGGAAGGGTTGGAAAAGCTCTCCCGGCGCATAACGTGACACCAGTGACAGGTCGAGTATCCCACCGAGAGAAAAACCGGCTTGCCTTCCCGCCGCGCCGTCTCGAAGGCTTCATCTCCCCAGGGGTACCAATCCACCGGATTGTAAGCGTGCTGGCGAAGATAGGGACTGCCCTCGTCGATGAGGCGGTTGGCCTGGGGTCGAGAGGCGGCGTTCTCTTCCTGCTTTGCCTCCTGGCCGACAATCGCGCTTGCCAGAAGACCAAGGGCCAAGAAAAACCATCGGACCCGCTTCATGCCGCTGAAAACCTCCATGAATTCAACAGTATAGGGTAAAGATGGCCAACCGTAGCGGCCTCTCCTGCGTCTCAGGGAACAGCGGGCTGTTGACAAGCGGCGGGAGAAGGTGCTAAATTTCCAGCATGCTGATTTTCCAGCACCCTTTGGCCGGGGAGGTAACAGGAGACGCTGATGAAGAAGAGTTCCCTCAACCAACTCAGCCGGCGCGAACGCCAGGTGATGGACATCCTCTACCGTCGCGGCCGCGCTAGCGCATCGGACATCCACAAGGCTTTGCCCGATCCTCCTTCCTATTCAGCCGTAAGGGCCACCCTGCGGGTGTTGGAGGAAAAGGGCCACGTCTCTCACCAGGGCCAGCCGGGGCACGCGTACAGCTACCGGCCCACGCTGGAACGCGGTCAGGCCCGGCGCGGCGCGCTGCATCATCTGGTCAACACCTTCTTCGAGGGGTCGGCCGAGAAGCTGGTGGCGGCCTTGCTCGACGAAGACGAACAAATGACGCCTGAAGCGCTGGAGCGCATATCGCGCCTGGTTGAAGAGGCCCGCGAGGAGGGACGCTGACATGCAAGAGCTGATGCACTTTTGGAATTCCCTGGCTTCCATCGACCAGCAGTTGCTGCTGCTCGCCCTCAAGGCTTCCCTGCTCTTGGCGTTGGGCTTCGGCGCAGCTTACTGTTTGCGCCGCAATTCGGCCGCCTTGCGCCACCTGGCCTGGACGTTGCTGCTGGGGATGCTGTTGCTGCTGCCGCTACTTTCGCTGACCGTGCCCTCCTGGCCTTTGGCGGTGCTTCCCTCCAGCGCTTCTCAGCAATTCGCCATGGCGCCCCTGGGCCCCACCGGCTCGGTTCAGCAAGCCACCACCACAAGCCTGTCATCCCAGCCTGTCGGAGAGTCCGCCGGTTCTTCCGAGGGCCGAGAGGGCACGACGCTGCAGCCTGTCATGCCGCTGCTGCCGGGACAGCTTCCGGCTTCCCTCTCCCTGGATGCGTCTCGCCTGCTGCTGGCGATATGGGCGCTGGGAGCCTTGTTGACCCTGGGCCGTCTGCTGCTGGCCTGCGCCTTGCTCAGGCGCCAACTCGCTCAAGCCTCGCCGCCCGCTCGGGAGACCTGGGGCGCCTTGCTCGAGCAGGCGCGTCACCGGCTCGACTTGAAGCGTCCGGTCCGCCTGCGTCTGGGACAGCCGCATCAGATGCCGCTGGTGTGGGGACTGCTGCGTCCAGTGGTCTTGTTGCCGGCCCAGGCCGACGCCTGGAATGAGGACGAGCGCCGCACCGTTCTCCTGCACGAACTGGCCCACATCAAACGCAACGACCTGCTGGTCCAGTTGCTGGCCCACTTGGCCTGCGCGGTTTACTGGTTCAACCCCTTGGTGTGGATGGCCGCCCGAGCCCTCAGGAGGGAACGGGAACAGGCTTGCGACGACCTGGTGCTGCGCTGCGGCACCCGCGCCTCCACCTACGCCCGGCAGTTGCTCTCGCTGGCCCAGCGTATGAAGGGAGCCCGTCTGGTGACGGTGGCCTCTCTGGCCATGTCGCGTCCCAGCGAATTGGAGGGCCGCCTCCTTTCCATCCTCAACGGCCGAAAGAACCGCGGCAGCGCCCCTCCCAGGGTGTTGCTGCTGCTGGTGGGACTGACGCTGGCCGCGGCGGCTCCTCTGGCCGCGCTCAAACCTGTGCCTCAAGAGGCCGAAGCGTCCGAGCCGGTTTCCCAGTCGGCGCAAAGCAGCAGTCAAACCGCGGTCACCTCCGGAAGCGCAACTTCTGCGGCCGTTCAGGCGCAATCGGGGGCCGCCGCCTCCGTGAGCGCAGGAGCCAAGGAGACGACCGCCGTGGTCTCTACTCCTGCATCCGCATCCTCGCGGACTCAGCAAAGCGCCTCTCCGGGCGACCGTTCCGGCAACATCAGCCTCTCGGAAGCAGACGGCAGCCGCTGGACGATCTCAATGGAGGGGCTGGTGCTGGAAGAAGACTACGGCATCAAGGAAATCAAAGCCGGCGGCTTCCTGATCATTCGAGCCCGCCACCAGGGACGCAGCCAGATGCTGACGATCAAGCCTGACGGTTCGGGCGGCTTGCGCCGAACCTATGAAGTGGACGGAGAAACCATCGAGGACGCCGAGGCCGAGGAGGATCTGCTGCGCCGGGGCCTGGAGCGCATTCGCCGAGTCGACGGCAGCACCCGCATGGCTTCACAGCGGGTGGAGGAAGCCGGACTGCGAGTGGAAGAGATGCAGGAACGGCTGGAGCGGGTGCACGAGTCTCTGCGGTCGGCTTACCAAGTCCGCAGCCAAGACATCGCCCGGGTCATGGAAGACGTAGAAGCACAAATGCGCCGGGTTCATGAAAACCTCGACCTGGAGCAGCACCAGGGCCAGTTGGCGCGACTGC
This region of Acidobacteriota bacterium genomic DNA includes:
- a CDS encoding alpha/beta fold hydrolase, whose translation is MVAERGEAGSRDLTIPAADGYPLAATLFLNGRQWLIINSATGVKRGFYSKFASYLAEQGYSVVTYDYRGIGGSAPPSLRGSSARMSEWGELDFAGVMDWVERRKPSHMLGLGHSVGGQILGMLPRAGRLHCFIGVACQSGWWGHWPLPWRYLLPLGWKVALPLLVRTFGFLPSSLLGLGEDLPPGVARQWANWCLHRHYYHGSIAELPGFRDFAGPLLAYSFSDDRFGPRPAVEAWLRWFAQAETQHRHIRPGDLGLKRLGHFEFFRQDSVDIFWEPCRRWLAERCGRPSE
- a CDS encoding M20/M25/M40 family metallo-hydrolase translates to MKKATARMMLAGVLMLMATPVAGQDQGLTADYRETADAIIEAALSDTEGWARLSHLTDRIGHRLSGSKALEEAVLWSFRQMQQDGLSNVRLQPLAVPHWVRGREWLKIESPVKRELAMLGLGGSIGTPPQGLSAEVVMAASFDQFEAMDPAQVEGKIVLWNVEWNGYGRTVRYRTRGAVEAARKGAVASLVRSVGPVSLQTPHTGAMRYDDEVEKIPSAAVTIEGAELIQRLIKAGEKVRLRLYMEAETLPDALSANVMGEIPGREFPDEIVVLGGHIDSWDVGQGAQDDGSGCIASLQAVALLKKLGLRARRTIRVVFWTNEENGLAGARAYRAALGEDVDSHVAAIEMDGGSEHPVGFGLASLAVAGVAGGSERVVAKMRQIGALMDPIEAGRITWGGGGADISPLIREGVPGFGLRTRGEKYFHWHHTEADTLDKIDPEHFRKNVAALAILSYVLADMPQRFPDFLQAGD
- a CDS encoding M56 family metallopeptidase is translated as MQELMHFWNSLASIDQQLLLLALKASLLLALGFGAAYCLRRNSAALRHLAWTLLLGMLLLLPLLSLTVPSWPLAVLPSSASQQFAMAPLGPTGSVQQATTTSLSSQPVGESAGSSEGREGTTLQPVMPLLPGQLPASLSLDASRLLLAIWALGALLTLGRLLLACALLRRQLAQASPPARETWGALLEQARHRLDLKRPVRLRLGQPHQMPLVWGLLRPVVLLPAQADAWNEDERRTVLLHELAHIKRNDLLVQLLAHLACAVYWFNPLVWMAARALRREREQACDDLVLRCGTRASTYARQLLSLAQRMKGARLVTVASLAMSRPSELEGRLLSILNGRKNRGSAPPRVLLLLVGLTLAAAAPLAALKPVPQEAEASEPVSQSAQSSSQTAVTSGSATSAAVQAQSGAAASVSAGAKETTAVVSTPASASSRTQQSASPGDRSGNISLSEADGSRWTISMEGLVLEEDYGIKEIKAGGFLIIRARHQGRSQMLTIKPDGSGGLRRTYEVDGETIEDAEAEEDLLRRGLERIRRVDGSTRMASQRVEEAGLRVEEMQERLERVHESLRSAYQVRSQDIARVMEDVEAQMRRVHENLDLEQHQGQLARLQERLEDLSRDLPEKLAAAHESLERATLHGGDFADQHRQLMESLDSLSEHLDGQLRDALEEHETSLRHLEAVQGQLQEQLQGTMQSHMETLRESMDRLHREMDHLRMVVDEGRSKIESTLRQGLSAHSLGWDADELQRRLDDLVSDLLQEGSLHEEEGRFTFKASPDTVRALLTGALAQPLQRMDASGRAQLENTIERLTRQLSDLRW
- a CDS encoding thioredoxin domain-containing protein; this encodes MKRVRWFFLALGLLASAIVGQEAKQEENAASRPQANRLIDEGSPYLRQHAYNPVDWYPWGDEAFETARREGKPVFLSVGYSTCHWCHVMRRESFSNPSIAALLNRHFVAVKVDREERPDVDRVYMTFLQSATGGGGWPMSVFLTPEAKPFFGGTYYPPQDRGGLPGFARVLERVVEEWQSNRDKILKSADAITRSLRQATRLQADPEWTLQAGLLDTAYQHYRASFDEQHGGFAGPPKFPRPSDFGFLLRRHLAGSDQQEALNMALTTLRSMARGGIYDHLGGGFHRYSTDARWFLPHFEKMLYDQAQLAQAYLDAYQVSRDPLMAETARGTLDYVLSRMRSPQGAFYSAEDADSPVPGNPDEESEGAFYLWKLSEIEEVVGEEGAALFAAAYGVQADGNVESDPSGEFGNRNVLYRALDDSALAGRFSISPGQAEQRLARYRARLLGRRAERPRPHRDEKILTAWNGLMISALCRAHQVLGEERYLEAARRAADFIERELYDSSSRNLKRRHLEGDSAIPGMLDDYAYLAQGLIDLYETELDDGRLLWALELTEAQMARFQDPQQGGFFNAPQSGQRLLFRLKEEYDGAVPSGNSVAASNLLRLAEMSGREDLRQAALSTMRTFHRILSRAPQAMPRMLASIGFHLRPVRQVIIAGRREDPKVKAMLRAVHEDFHPDQILFLADGGRAHQVFSKTQEGLEGKKPRQGQATAYVCRNFVCKLPTDDIEQLKKLLEEDQPASDEDDGSAPGGER
- a CDS encoding BlaI/MecI/CopY family transcriptional regulator, producing MKKSSLNQLSRRERQVMDILYRRGRASASDIHKALPDPPSYSAVRATLRVLEEKGHVSHQGQPGHAYSYRPTLERGQARRGALHHLVNTFFEGSAEKLVAALLDEDEQMTPEALERISRLVEEAREEGR